In Erigeron canadensis isolate Cc75 chromosome 1, C_canadensis_v1, whole genome shotgun sequence, a single window of DNA contains:
- the LOC122593835 gene encoding uncharacterized protein LOC122593835 — translation MASIDEFKVVSGLAPSLPKSTTYLCNFRDSIKRAILEVLPFEEGSLPVKYLGVPLVSSRVKFRNEGPKFIGMMFVYLKKRVVLVFVRFGLLTWLYFQYIYGTSLVHIWNILTDKESLWVKWVHTNKLRGASFWNLPYRGKLSWSWRKLLQVQPILHNFIWVKIGDGQTVSAWYDVWCNVGPLSDRITPREIHSAGFTIDSKVSNLVTNGVWQGPSDWTSQLTVWNRVNQKAGSQPRPHRWDLIVDNLLQRAKKKSILNVVDKLCLAATVYFIWQE, via the exons ATGGCCTCTATTGATGAATTTAAAGTTGTTTCTGGTCTTGCTCCTAGTTTACCTAAGAGCACCACTTACTTGTGTAATTTTCGCGATTCTATCAAGAGGGCTATTTTAGAGGTACTTCCATTTGAAGAAGGTAGTCTCCCGGTGAAATACCTTGGAGTACCTCTAGTATCATCTAG GGTGAAATTCAGAAATGAAGGGCCAAAGTTTATTGGGATGATGTTTGTTTACCTAAAGAAGAGGGTGGTGTTGGTATTCGTAAGATTTGGCCTTTTAACGTGGCTCTATTTTCAGTACATATATGGAACATCCTTAGTTCATATATGGAACATCCTTACTGATAAGGAGTCGCTTTGGGTAAAATGggttcatacaaataaattacgAGGTGCGAGTTTCTGGAATCTTCCATATCGTGGTAAGTTATCTTGGAGTTGGAGGAAACTACTTCAGGTTCAACCAAttcttcataattttatttgggTTAAGATTGGTGATGGCCAAACTGTTTCTGCTTGGTATGATGTTTGGTGTAATGTTGGTCCATTATCCGACCGGATCACCCCAAGAGAAATACATAGTGCTGGGTTCACAATTGATTCCAAAGTCTCTAATTTAGTCACTAATGGTGTTTGGCAAGGGCCTAGTGATTGGACTAGTCAACTTact GTTTGGAATCGAGTTAATCAAAAAGCTGGATCCCAACCGCGGCCGCATAGATGGGACTTGATTGTAGATAATCTCTTACAAAGAGCTAAGAAGAAATCGATTCTTAATGTTGTTGATAAGCTTTGTCTAGCTGCGACAGTTTATTTCATTTGGCAAGAATAG